In the Arachis ipaensis cultivar K30076 chromosome B10, Araip1.1, whole genome shotgun sequence genome, one interval contains:
- the LOC110268374 gene encoding uncharacterized protein LOC110268374, giving the protein MFLGIIYSESLCSFFVSLCRFKIKITVEDHSGEGIFLLFHREASYLLKKSCADLFTEVQRDASLVCGDTYPPIFQGLIGKKLLLKVDTKGVPHDTFYGTFRVRRICDDPTIIAMFELPDYDADDESTPKKVTYTYNYF; this is encoded by the exons ATGTTTCTTGGTATTATTTATTCCGAATCATTGTGTTCCTTTTTTGTTTCTCTCTgcagatttaaaattaaaataacagttGAAGATCATAGTGGGGAGGGTATTTTCCTTCTCTTTCATCGTGAGGCATCTTATTTGCTTAAGAAATCATGTGCTGACTTGTTTACTGAGGTTCAAAGAGATGCAAGT CTTGTATGTGGGGATACTTATCCTCCCATATTCCAAGGACTCATTGGAAAGAAGTTACTGCTGAAGGTTGATACCAAAGGTGTCCCACATGATACATTTTATGGCACTTTCCGAGTTAGGAGAATATGTGATGATCCCACCATTATTGCCATGTTTGAACTTCCTGATTATGATGCTGATGACGAGTCTACTCCAAAAAAGGTTACATatacatataattatttttag
- the LOC107620313 gene encoding uncharacterized protein LOC107620313, with protein MRLASGLEQSTAQELRSFLDWILHIGEGLYGTLVNDKLLVDIPSDLIILVLENPVEDIVNTIYLNLVQNFRDPSFFQDRAILALTVENVEEINNYIVDLLPGEEKNYLSADSICGSDAYSDVEVDWINVEFLN; from the coding sequence ATGAGGTTAGCAAGTGGATTGGAACAATCAACTGCTCAGGAGTTAAGGTCGTTTTTAGATTGGATACTTCATATCGGTGAAGGTCTATATGGAACTCTGGTCAATGACAAACTTCTTGTTGATATTCCTTCTGATCTAATCATTCTTGTTTTGGAAAATCCAGTGGAAGATATTGTAAATACAATCTATCTGAATTTGGTTCAGAATTTTCGTGATCCAAGCTTTTTCCAGGATAGGGCAATACTGGCTCTGACTGTCGAGAATGTTGAAGAGATAAACAATTATATAGTTGACTTGTTGCCCGGTGAGGAGAAAAATTATCTCAGTGCTGATTCGATATGTGGTAGTGATGCCTATTCTGATGTTGAAGTTGATTGGATAAATGTTGAATTCTTGAATTAG
- the LOC107620315 gene encoding uncharacterized protein LOC107620315, with product MSLGGKVLDSVNDGKGPPQFIISGQNYHRIGSLLPDAGPKPKFAQLYIYDTQHEIMHRQRIFGQTSEIDKELIAELLQMIDTHNVIAQSFRRVREFYQCHPSEIFSLKLYSQRKVDRRIYNAPSCDEVAALIVGDFDSSDHGHDIIVRSTGGQLQRIYETHALYWPLQYPLLFPYGEDGYQLNIGYRGEQPGYVPGRRTRVSLREFICFHLQIREHEDRIIHKCRRLFQQFVVNCFTMIESQRLHEIRMKKSTIRGKVLQGIEEAMHRGDDEASSIGTRIIFPFSFTGGRCYMFNRCQDAMTICKHFGYPDLFLTIMFNPNWPEFQRFTERERIPITDRPDISCRVFLAKLKCLLSDLKEGVFFGPLNAVKINDVDIDNRFVVPYNPLLLIKYQAHINLGLCNKSNVIKYLFKYVNKGSDRVTATVGETYDVGESSQVVDEIKQYYDCRYLSPSESMWRIFAYDIHHRWPAVQRRFSEGRSLTYVEYPGKFVYCSNSREWKPRQRGFSIGRLSFAHPSSGELFYMRMLLNVQKGSLRVSVSCTAKEAFCDVVAIWFHRKMSVWEQTWAYLSDDILYRRRHELQYPDLTMSQDELEAFCLLEIEKLLQSNGKSLRNYAGMPYDTVSLTREHDANVSKLNEEQRVVYDKIIDCVSNKRHGFFFVYGFGGTGKTFLYRVLSARLRSEKKMVINVASSGIASLLLPGGKTAHSMFNIPVEPTEDTICRIKKDSPKAEVVRLADLIIWDEAPMTNKLAFEALDRTLQDIMVSVSDRNKDLPFGGKVVVLGGDFRQVLPVIPKGSRAEIVMASINSSVL from the exons ATGTCTCTTGGCGGTAAGGTATTGGATTCAGTGAATGATGGGAAGGGTCCACCGCAGTTTATAATAAGTGGTCAAAATTATCATCGGATTGGAAGTTTGCTCCCAGATGCTGGTCCGAAGCCTAAATTTGCCCAGTTATATATATACGACACTCAGCATGAGATAATGCATAGGCAGCGAATCTTTGG GCAAACATCTGAGATAGATAAAGAATTGATAGCTGAGTTATTACAAATGATCGATACTCATAATGTCATAGCACAGTCATTTCGAAGAGTTAGAGAATTCTATCAGTGTCATCCATCTGAGATTTTCTCTTTGAAGTTGTATTCGCAAAGGAAGGTTGATCGAAGAATTTACAATGCTCCTTCTTGCGATGAAGTTGCTGCTTTGATTGTTGGAGATTTTGATTCATCGGATCATGGCCATGACATTATTGTTCGATCTACTGGTGGTCAGTTGCAACGTATTTATGAAACTCATGCTCTGTATTGGCCCTTACAGTATCCTTTGTTGTTTCCATATGGTGAGGATGGTTACCAACTGAACATTGGTTATCGAGGTGAACAGCCTGGATATGTTCCTGGAAGGAGAACAAGGGTTTCCCTTAGGGAATTCATATGTTTTCATCTCCAGATTAGGGAACACGAAGATAGAATTATTCACAAGTGTAGACGGTTATTTCAGCAATTTGTTgttaattgtttcaccatgattGAGTCCCAAAGGTTGCATGAGATTAGAATGAAGAAAAGTACAATTAGAGGAAAAGTCCTTCAAGGAATAGAGGAGGCTATGCATCGTGGCGATGATGAAGCTTCTTCAATTGGGACACgaatcatttttcctttttccttcacTGGTGGTAGATGTTATATGTTTAACCGTTGTCAGGATGCCATGACAATTTGTAAACATTTTGGCTATCCAGATTTATTCCTCACTATTATGTTTAATCCAAATTGGCCTGAATTTCAGCGATTCACAGAGCGAGAGCGAATTCCCATCACTGATCGTCCTGATATCTCTTGTCGTGTCTTTCTTGCCAAGTTGAAGTGCCTCCTTAGCGATCTCAAGGAAGGTGTGTTTTTTGGTCCACTTAATGCAG TGAAGATCAACGATGTTGATATTGATAACAGATTTGTTGTGCCCTATAATCCACTGCTGTTAATAAAATATCAAGCTCACATAAATCTTGGGTTATGTAACAAGTCAAACGTGATTAAGTATCTTTTTAAGTATGTCAATAAGGGTTCGGATCGGGTGACTGCAACTGTTGGAGAAACATATGATGTTGGTGAATCCTCCCAGGTGGTTGATGAGATTAAACAGTATTACGATTGTCGTTATTTGTCACCGTCTGAATCCATGTGGAGAATTTTTGCTTATGATATTCATCATAGATGGCCGGCGGTACAGAG GCGGTTCTCGGAGGGGCGGTCTTTAACATATGTTGAATATCCAGGAAAATTTGTCTATTGTTCGAATAGCAGGGAGTGGAAGCCAAGACAGAGGGGATTCTCAATTGGAAGATTGAGTTTCGCTCATCCCTCATCTGGTGAACTTTTCTACATGCGGATGCTTTTGAATGTGCAGAAAG GAAGTCTCCGAGTTAGCGTCAGCTGCACAGCTAAGGAGGCTTTTTGTGATGTTGTTGCTATCTGGTTCCATAGGAAGATGTCAGTTTGGGAACAAACTTGGGCTTATTTGTCTGATGATATTCTTTATCGCAGAAGACATGAGCTGCAATATCCCG ATCTAACGATGAGTCAGGATGAGTTGGAAGCATTTTGTTTGTTGGAGATTGAGAAACTATTGCAGAGTAATGGAAAATCATTGAGAAATTATGCTGGCATGCCG TATGATACTGTTTCTTTGACTCGTGAGCACGATGCAAATGTCTCCAAGTTAAATGAAGAACAGAGGGTGGTCTACGATAAAATTATTGATTGTGTTTCGAATAAGAGGCATGGATTCTTTTTTGTGTACGGGTTTGGTGGCACTGGAAAAACTTTTTTATACAGAGTTTTGTCAGCTAGATTGCGATCTGAGAAAAAGATGGTTATAAACGTTGCTTCTAGTGGTATTGCTTCTCTGTTGTTACCTGGTGGTAAGACGGCGCATTCTATGTTCAATATTCCTGTTGAGCCGACTGAAGATACTATTTGTCGGATTAAGAAGGATAGTCCAAAAGCTGAGGTAGTCCGATTGGCCGATTTGATTATTTGGGATGAGGCACCGATGACTAACAAATTAGCATTTGAAGCGCTCGATAGGACGTTGCAGGATATAATGGTTTCGGTCTCTGATAGGAATAAAGATTTACCTTTTGGTGGGAAGGTGGTCGTTCTTGGTGGTGATTTCAGGCAGGTCTTGCCAGTTATTCCAAAAGGTTCTCGTGCTGAGATTGTGATGGCGTCCATAAATTCTTCTGTCCTCTAG